The proteins below come from a single Clupea harengus chromosome 21, Ch_v2.0.2, whole genome shotgun sequence genomic window:
- the dyrk2 gene encoding LOW QUALITY PROTEIN: dual specificity tyrosine-phosphorylation-regulated kinase 2 (The sequence of the model RefSeq protein was modified relative to this genomic sequence to represent the inferred CDS: inserted 1 base in 1 codon), which yields MLTKKPSAAVYSSGKGGEICQLESSPGIGVGGLRPAVGTDPTSPVTLPPLRNTNSLTQVGGNKHTMNDHLHIGNHQQIHVQQLFEENSNKRTVLTTQPNGLTPSNRTGLPVPDRPQESSQCRQGSSTSIKSTESKPKATPLTPDQSMKQYMAKLSAFEHQEIFNYPEIYFVGPNAKKRPGVVGGSNNGGYDDDQGSYIHVPHDHLSYRYEVLKVIGKGSFGQVVKAYDHKTHTHVALKMVRNEKRFHRQAAEEIRILEHLRKQDKDSTMNVIHMLEHFTFRNHICMTFELLSMNLYELIKKNKFQGFSLPLVRKFAHSILQCLDSLHKNRIIHCDLKPENILLKQQGRSGIKVIDFGSSCYEHQRVYTYIQSRFYRAPEVILGARYGMPIDMWSLGCILAELLTGYPLXAGEDEGDQLACVIELLGMPSQKLLDSSKRAKNFVSSKGYPRYCTVTTLPDNTVVLNGGRSRRGKLRGPPGSKDWVTALKGCDDPLFLDFLKQCLEWEPPPCALTPTQALRHPWLRRRSCPNLPRGRKTR from the exons ATGTTAACCAAGAAGCCCTCCGCTGCCGTCTACTCATCTG GCAAAGGGGGTGAGATCTGCCAGCTAGAGTCTTCCCCCGGAATCGGCGTCGGGGGTCTCCGGCCCGCAGTAGGGACCGACCCGACATCTCCAGTCACATTACCACCCCTCAGGAATACCAACTCGCTAACA CAGGTGGGAGGCAATAAGCACACAATGAATGACCACCTGCACATCGGGAACCACCAGCAGATTCACGTTCAGCAGCTGTTCGAGGAGAACAGCAACAAACGGACGGTGCTGACCACGCAACCGAATGGGTTGACACCATCGAACCGGACCGGTCTCCCGGTGCCGGACCGGCCTCAGGAGAGCAGCCAGTGCCGGCAAGGCAGCTCCACCTCCATCAAGTCCACAGAGAGCAAGCCCAAGGCCACCCCGTTGACACCCGACCAGTCCATGAAGCAGTACATGGCCAAGCTGTCGGCCTTCGAGCACCAGGAGATCTTCAATTACCCCGAGATCTACTTTGTGGGCCCCAACGCCAAAAAACGACCGGGGGTTGTCGGCGGTTCCAACAACGGGGGCTATGATGACGATCAGGGCTCGTACATCCATGTGCCCCACGACCACCTTTCATATCGCTACGAGGTGCTGAAGGTCATCGGCAAGGGCAGCTTTGGACAGGTGGTGAAGGCCTACGACcacaagacgcacacacacgtggcacTGAAGATGGTGCGCAACGAGAAGCGGTTCCACCGGCAGGCGGCGGAGGAGATCCGTATCCTCGAGCACCTACGCAAGCAGGACAAGGACTCCACCATGAACGTCATCCACATGCTGGAGCACTTCACGTTCCGCAACCACATCTGCATGACCTTCGAGCTGCTCAGCATGAACCTATACGAGCTCATCAAGAAGAATAAGTTCCAGGGCTTCAGCCTGCCGTTGGTGCGCAAGTTCGCGCACTCAATCCTGCAGTGCCTGGACTCGTTGCACAAGAACCGGATCATCCACTGCGACCTTAAGCCGGAGAATATCCTACTGAAGCAGCAGGGTCGCAGCGGGATCAAGGTGATCGACTTTGGCTCCAGCTGTTACGAGCACCAGCGGGTCTACACCTACATCCAGTCTCGCTTCTACAGGGCCCCGGAGGTGATCCTGGGGGCTCGGTACGGGATGCCCATCGACATGTGGAGCCTGGGGTGCATCTTGGCGGAGTTACTCACAGGGTACCCTC TTGCCGGGGAAGACGAAGGGGACCAACTGGCCTGCGTCATCGAGCTTCTTGGCATGCCCTCGCAGAAGCTTCTGGACTCATCCAAGCGGGCCAAAAATTTCGTCAGCTCCAAGGGGTATCCCCGCTACTGCACGGTCACCACCCTGCCTGACAACACGGTGGTGCTGAACGGGGGGCGGTCGCGCCGGGGCAAGCTAAGGGGTCCCCCAGGGAGCAAAGACTGGGTGACGGCGCTCAAGGGCTGCGACGATCCCCTCTTCTTGGACTTCCTCAAACAGTGCCTGGAGTGGGAACCCCCGCCCTGCGCATTGACGCCAACGCAGGCCCTGCGTCACCCTTGGCTCAGGAGACGCTCCTGCCCAAACCTCCCACGGGGGAGGAAGACTCGGTAA